One window of the Zea mays cultivar B73 chromosome 3, Zm-B73-REFERENCE-NAM-5.0, whole genome shotgun sequence genome contains the following:
- the LOC100278501 gene encoding uncharacterized protein LOC100278501 — protein MSGRAADPAALAAKGKLGELMWEHRVQAAVAVALVAAAAVSISVVGPRLSALVSFFWPLLLSTGFFLVAVAVLLRISPPPAGDDDESGKELVDFVAWCRPEHLVPDAAAVEAPLEPET, from the coding sequence ATGTCCGGCCGCGCTGCCGATCCGGCGGCCTTGGCGGCGAAGGGGAAGCTAGGGGAGCTAATGTGGGAGCACCGGGTGCAGGCGGCCGTAGCGGTGGCGCTGGTGGCCGCGGCCGCCGTCTCGATCTCCGTCGTGGGGCCCAGGCTCAGCGCCCTGGTGTCCTTCTTCTGGCCGCTGCTCCTCTCCACGGGCTTCTTCCTGGTGGCGGTCGCCGTGCTGCTCCGGATCTCGCCGCCGCCCGCGGGCGACGACGACGAGTCCGGCAAGGAGCTCGTCGACTTCGTCGCCTGGTGCCGCCCGGAGCACCTCGTCCCGGACGCGGCGGCCGTGGAGGCTCCGCTGGAGCCGGAGACCTGA